In Arachis hypogaea cultivar Tifrunner chromosome 17, arahy.Tifrunner.gnm2.J5K5, whole genome shotgun sequence, a single window of DNA contains:
- the LOC112766596 gene encoding uncharacterized protein → MAKIWVEICLISARGVRGSTPSLWKRQWYAVGWVDPNNKYCTKIDSSGNSNPLWRTKFSFQVDTDSEACFQELALSVEVYSRDPIFLTEKLHGSTTVLLKEFLAKHVNEKKKNSEEEVGSYQLRGKKSNKPRGFIDVSVRVSEEKKEPIPHLGNDEGIVLQDHGNKPHLVTHGGFRQGYPQQPIPQSFNGSYKQEQTNAPYAQQVPFPSNYSNPYGVGPSYTASAGPSYYQPARGPPPPMPPPPSKVGYAPSFYPSSDGFGPSYINMPSSSSYAAAPNRPRGPPGFAIGAGAGALAAGAVMFGDDAMSRFDVSSSLGDPTIAIVTDPLF, encoded by the exons ATGGCGAAAATCTGGGTGGAGATATGCCTAATATCAGCTCGTGGGGTACGAGGTTCGACACCCTCACTGTGGAAGCGCCAATGGTACGCTGTAGGTTGGGTTGATCCAAACAACAAGTACTGCACAAAAATCGATTCTTCTGGAAACTCTAATCCTCTTTGGAGAACCAAGTTTTCTTTTCAGGTTGATACAGATTCCGAAGCATGTTTTCAAGAACTTGCACTTAGTGTTGAGGTTTATAGCAGGGACCCCATTTTCCTCACCGAGAAGCTTCATGGCTCAACAACGGTTTTGCTCAAGGAGTTTCTCGCAAAGCATGtcaatgagaagaagaaaaattctgAAGAAGAAGTGGGTAGCTACCAGTTGAGAGGGAAGAAATCGAACAAGCCCAGAGGTTTCATTGATGTCTCGGTTCGTGTTTCTGAGGAGAAAAAAGAGCCAATTCCCCATTTAG GTAATGATGAAGGAATAGTTCTCCAAGATCATGGTAATAAGCCACACTTGGTCACTCATGGTGGATTTAGGCAAGGCTATCCACAACAACCTATTCCTCAATCATTCAATGGATCATATAAACAAGAACAAACTAATGCTCCTTATGCACAACAAGTGCCATTTCCTTCAAACTATTCCAACCCATATGGGGTTGGACCAAGCTACACTGCATCTGCTGGACCAAGCTATTATCAACCAGCTAGAGGACCTCCGCCGCCAATGCCTCCTCCGCCTTCAAAAGTTGGCTATGCTCCGAGTTTTTACCCGAGTAGTGATGGATTCGGACCTAGTTACATTAATATGCCATCTTCGTCGTCATATGCGGCTGCACCTAATAGGCCGAGGGGACCTCCAGGGTTTGCAATTGGGGCAGGTGCCGGGGCATTAGCAGCTGGTGCTGTAATGTTTGGTGATGATGCAATGTCAAGATTTGATGTTTCTTCAAGCCTTGGAGATCCTACCATTGCCATAGTAACCGATCCACTTTTCTGA